A stretch of the Notamacropus eugenii isolate mMacEug1 chromosome 2, mMacEug1.pri_v2, whole genome shotgun sequence genome encodes the following:
- the C2 gene encoding complement C2 — protein MGFLHALLLLPLYAGLSITAPSCSRNVKILGGNFTLSDGWAPGSRLIYTCPVGRYPDPVSRLCNSNGQWKSSGTSEFTKAVCKYVRCPAPVVFENGVYSPRMKSHPVGGNVSFECEDGYILRGSPVRHCRPNGMWDGETALCDNGAGHCRDPGIPIGSVRTGYRFNVGDRVKYRCSEKLILIGSEERECQANGVWSGTEPICRSSYSYDFPEDVAPVLDTSFSQLLGATNPLMQKSDYLGRRIQIQRSGHLNLYLLLDSSQSISKEDFDIFKESARLIVDRIFSFEVNVSVGIVTFAKTPKVILSVTHRDSREDMEVVRKLEEIKYGDPDIGTGTNIYRALKQIYDMMNNEMAIYGKRQKEWEEIRHVIILLTDGKSNMGGSPKAAVDLIEELLNIKANRNDFLDIYAIGVGKLDVDWKELNELGSKKDGERHAFILSDAKALLQVFENMLDVSKFVDTICGVGNMSTNASSQERTPWHVIIKPSSKETCRGALISDQWVLTAAHCFHTHDNTKLWRVIVGDPKSKRGSEMQIDQHFVPEEYNVYAKKNQGIFEFYGSDIALLKLTEKVKMSSHARPICLPCTVGANLALRRSPASTCLDHENELLKKNEIPAHFVSLDDKIMDIVLKEENERAFCLQAVFQAKDLFPNLTDVKEVVTDQFLCSGAGNEASPCKGESGGAVFLQKKYRYFQVGVVSWGLHNPCSSKTTNRALKTADQNEVKRWPPPPGSKARDFHISLFRLQPWLRQHLKNVLRFLPLGPA, from the exons ATGGGTTTCCTGCATGCTCTCTTGCTTCTGCCCCTGTATGCAG GTTTGTCTATCACGGCTCCCTCCTGTTCCAGGAATGTGAAGATTCTGGGGGGCAATTTCACTCTCAGTGATGGTTGGGCCCCAGGAAGCCGTCTCATATATACCTGCCCAGTAGGGCGCTACCCGGACCCTGTGAGTCGGTTGTGCAACAGCAATGGGCAGTGGAAGTCCTCAGGAACTTCCGAGTTCACCAAGGCAGTATGCAAAT aTGTGCGCTGTCCAGCTCCTGTTGTCTTTGAGAATGGGGTCTACAGTCCCCGGATGAAGTCTCACCCTGTGGGTGGCAATGTGAGCTTTGAGTGTGAGGATGGATACATCTTGCGTGGTTCTCCTGTGAGGCACTGTAGACCCAACGGGATGTGGGATGGAGAGACAGCTTTATGTGACAATGGAG CTGGACACTGCCGAGACCCTGGAATCCCAATCGGGTCTGTGAGGACAGGGTACCGGTTCAATGTTGGTGATCGAGTGAAGTATCGTTGTTCAGAGAAGCTGATCTTGATAGGATCTGAGGAACGAGAATGCCAGGCGAATGGTGTCTGGAGTGGGACTGAACCCATTTGCAGAT CTTCCTACTCCTATGATTTTCCTGAAGATGTGGCCCCAGTCCTGGACACCTCCTTTTCTCAACTTCTTGGTGCCACCAACCCTCTGATGCAAAAATCAG ACTATTTGGGCCGGCGCATCCAGATCCAGAGGTCAGGCCACCTGAATCTCTACTTGCTCCTTGATTCTTCCCAGAGTATCAGTAAAGAAGACTTTGACATTTTCAAAGAGAGCGCTCGACTTATAGTGGACAGG ATTTTCAGCTTTGAAGTCAATGTCAGTGTCGGCATTGTCACTTTTGCTAAGACTCCCAAAGTTATCTTGTCGGTCACTCACAGAGATTCCAGGGAAGACATGGAAGTAGTCAGAAAGCTGGAGGAGATCAAGTATGGAG ACCCAGACATTGGAACTGGAACCAACATCTACAGAGCCTTGAAGCAAATATATGATATGATGAATAATGAGATGGCCATTTATGGCAAAAGGCAAAAGGAGTGGGAAGAAATCCGACATGTCATCATTCTTTTAACAGATG GAAAGTCCAACATGGGTGGATCTCCAAAAGCAGCTGTAGACCTGATTGAAGAACTGTTGAACATAAAGGCAAATAGGAATGATTTTCTGG ACATCTATGCCATTGGTGTGGGGAAATTGGATGTAGACTGGAAAGAGCTGAATGAGCTGGGGTCAAAGAAGGATGGGGAGAGACATGCCTTCATTCTTTCAGATGCCAAAGCCCTCCTCCAGGTCTTTGAGAATATGTTGG ATGTTTCCAAGTTTGTGGACACTATCTGTGGTGTGGGAAATATGTCAACCAATGCTTCATCCCAAGAGAGGACTCCCTGGCATGTCATCATTAAG CCCAGCAGCAAAGAGACATGCCGAGGTGCACTTATCTCTGATCAATGGGTCCTGACTGCAGCTCACTGCTTCCATACACATGATAACACCAAGCTGTGGAGAGTCATTGTGG GAGATCCTAAGTCAAAGAGAGGTAGCGAGATGCAGATTGATCAGCACTTCGTTCCAGAAGAGTACAATGTTTATGCAAAGAAGAACCAAGGAATCTTTGAGTTCTATGGCAGTGACATCGCCTTGCTGAAGCTGACTGAGAAAGTCAAGATGTCCAGCCATGCCAG acCCATCTGTCTTCCCTGTACTGTGGGGGCCAACCTGGCCCTGCGGCGTTCACCAGCCAGTACTTGTTTGGACCATG AGAATGAActtttgaagaaaaatgaaatccctGCCCATTTTGTCTCATTGGATGATAAGATAATGGACATTGTtctcaaggaagaaaatgag CGGGCATTCTGCCTCCAAGCTGTCTTCCAAGCCAAAGATCTCTTCCCTAATCTCACTGATGTGAAAGAAGTGGTGACTGACCAATTTCTGTGTAGTGGTGCTGGAAATGAGGCATCCCCTTGCAAGG GAGAATCTGgaggggcagttttccttcagaagaaatacaggtattttCAG GTGGGGGTGGTGAGCTGGGGTCTACATAATCCATGTTCCTCAAAGACAACAAACCGTGCCCTGAAGACAGCAGACCAAAATGAGGTGAAACGCTGGCCACCCCCACCTGGCAGCAAAGCTCGAGATTTCCACATCAGCCTCTTTCGGCTGCAGCCCTGGTTGAGACAACACCTGAAAAATGTCTTACGCTTTCTGCCCCTTGGACCTGCCTGA